The Vibrio pomeroyi genome window below encodes:
- the bolA gene encoding transcriptional regulator BolA gives MIQEVIETKLHNEFSPSHLNVVNESYMHNVPAGSESHFKVIVVSDVFEGLRLIARHRAVNKALSEELANNIHALSIHTYTKDEWMKQLDNVPDSPMCMGGGK, from the coding sequence ATGATCCAAGAAGTTATCGAAACAAAATTGCACAATGAGTTTTCACCAAGTCATTTAAACGTGGTCAATGAGAGCTATATGCACAATGTTCCGGCCGGTTCTGAGAGTCATTTTAAAGTGATTGTTGTCAGTGATGTGTTTGAAGGTTTACGTCTTATTGCTCGTCATCGAGCGGTAAATAAAGCACTTTCAGAAGAGTTAGCGAATAATATTCACGCACTGTCCATTCACACTTATACAAAAGATGAATGGATGAAGCAGCTCGATAACGTGCCAGACAGCCCTATGTGTATGGGTGGTGGCAAGTAA